CCAGCGGCTCGTGGTGTATAGCTCAAGCTACACGAGAAACATTGTTTCGTATCCTTTAGTTGACCACGATGTTGAATCTCATGGTAATCAGGCAAGATATTTAGCTGAAAAGATTCCCGGCTGTGAATACATCTATAAATGGAACGCAGCTAATCAGACAGAAGATGTGTTGGCGATGAAGATGTTCGGCACTTGGTACAACTTCGGAACGGTGAAACCGGGAAGGGCTTACATTATTTATCTTGCCGACACATTCTCCGCAGGTGATACTTTGATCTGGAGCCTTGGATATAATTCTAATAATGGAACCTATTATGCATATTACGGCACTGTTCCCAAGGATACTTGCTTTTATTTTACCAAAAAGACGGGCACGGCAGCGGGATATAACATTTTTGCTGTTCCCTATCAGGAATACAACACGCTTATTGACCTTCACGGTTCTTATCCTCTTCCAGCGAACTTGCTTGCCCAGGATATAGATAGCCGTCCGGGCATTGATGCTTTGGCTTTGTATAGATGGGTGGCGAGCCCACCATATATTGAACCCTTAGCCATAAAGCTTGGACCGATGTGGTACAATGTTGGTGGATATGTTTATCCGGGCGAGCCGTTGATAGTGCTTATTCAGGGTTCAGGTGGTCATTGGCCTGCTTGCCCGTAAGCATGATATCGAAATATAATTATATCGATATAAGGAGGGAATTATGAAAAAGATGTTTATTCCGATTATTTTAACGGTTTTTCTTGGGATATCAGTTGTTAGTGCAGCTACCCCTGTTGAGAAAAAAGCTAACTTGCCTGCTCATCAAAGGGAATCGATAATGTCGATGCCTTACTTTTTGCTTAAAATAAACTTTTGCCTTGGTTTCCTTGACAGCAGCGGGAACGCTCATTGCGCCAGCGAAACGGTGGGCGTTTGTAATACATGTTCCACGACATATTCCTTCTCATCGTGCACAACGACATGTCAGAACGCTTGGTTGCCTGATACTGATACTACTACATCAGACACCGTGTGGCACGGTTTTGTGCTGATGTTTTGGATGAAGGACTCATCGAACAGCTATGAAGTATCGGACACGCATTATGTTAATACTCCTGGTTGGAATGTGGTTATACCTTGTGAACGATGTACGGTTTGCGCAAGTTGCTCAACTATAGCTGGTGTTCATGTTTGGTTTAATAATTTCGCGAATGTTAAGAAGCGCGATGGAAACCCGCTTACAGTAGCCTCCGGTGATTCTATGTTCGTCAAAATATATGTGGTCGATACTATGTTCGAGAGTTACACTACATATCAAGATTCAGGAGTTTACTACCTCGACTCGGTCCTCACGCCGACATCCTCCATGGTTGAGTGGAAAGTTGTGCTGATAGACACCAGCGTTTTGAAAACTACTGAGCCCTACTCTGTTATTCCTGAAAGGCCTTATCTGGGTCAGAACACGCCGAACCCGTTCAATACATCGACATCGATAGAGTATTCAGTCCCGGGTGAATGCAGAGTGCGACTTCTGGTTACCGATATAGTGGGGAGAAGGGTTAAAATTCTTGCGGACGGCTTCCGCGAGAGGGGACGCTATAAAGTAGTCTGGGACGGCACGGATGATGCCGGAAAGCCTGTGCCCTCGGGCGTGTACTTCTATAAGTTTATTGTAAATGGTCAGTTGCTTGATAAGAAGAAAATGACATTTATTAAGTAATCCCGAAAGCAGGAAATAAATGAGACTGTTAGTCGTTGCTATAGGGTGTTTGACATTATTGGGCTCTATGGTTTGGGGTTCTCAGGACATCAATACAGTTCCTGGGAACTCTTCTTTTATATCGGGCTCAAAAGCCAATAGTTCATTCACGCTATTGGTGTTCTATTTTTGTCTTGGCGAGATTGACAGCACAGGTGAGGCTCATTGCTACTCCGATTCGCTTGATGCTACTCCTTTGGGGACAACTAACAACGATTCTACATGGCGAGGCTACATTCTTAAATTCTGGGCCAAGGATAGTTCTTTGGGCTGGAGACGAACAGTGATGCATACGATAAGCACCCCTGGTTGGAACAATGTGCTACCACGAGTAAGACCAGATACATTATCGCCGCAGGTTTGGCATGCGTGGCCCAATAATTTCGCAAGCATTCTGATGCCTGATTCGATGCCGATGACCGCATCTATTCATGATTCTTTCTTCGTCCAGATAAAATACATAGATGGAAGCGTTGAGTATGTTACTCATGGTCCGGATGGGAGAGATTATCGGGATACAACCTTTGAGACTGTTCCTCCCCCTGTTTATTGGTACCTGGTTCTAACACCCATTGGCACCAAGGTTCGAAGTAATAGACTTAGACCTTCAAAATCGGACTTTAAGGCATACCCCAACCCGTTTAACTCGGAGGTTAATTTTATGTTTACTCCGGATATATCGGGCGGAGGCGAGGTTGATATTTACGATATTTTTGGACGAAAAGTTTATTCTAAGGAGTTGGGGAAATTAGTCTCTGGGCGGACAGTATCATTTAAATGGAATGCGGACAGGTATTCGAGCGGGAGGCTTGAATCTGGGATTTATAGTGTTGTCGTTAGAATTTCGGGAAGAAAGGTTGTCTCAAAAAAGATTCTTTTCCTAAAGTAACTACAAAGGTTTAGGGAGTGTAGTGATAAAATAATTATCCTTTCATTCGGGGGAGGATTAACAATTTTCCCTTGACAGGTTGTAGTGTCAAATTTATAATTTAGTTTGCGAAAATTGAGGTTTTGGTCTTTGAAAATTTAAGAGGAAGATTTTGCGCTGGATACTCGATGGCGAGAGGGTTTTGGTTAAGATACTAAGGGCGCACGGTGGATGCCTAGGCGCCACCAGGCGATGAAGGACGCGGCTACCGGCGATACGCCCCGGGGAGGTGGCAGCAACCGTAGATCCGGGGGTCTCCGAATGGGGAAACCCATCCCGTCAAGGGATATCACACCCTGAATACATAAGGGGTGTGAGGCGAACCCGGGGAACTGAACCATCTCAGTACCCGGAGGAAAAGAAATCAACCGAGATTCCCTTAGTAGCGGC
The bacterium DNA segment above includes these coding regions:
- a CDS encoding T9SS type A sorting domain-containing protein; this translates as MRLLVVAIGCLTLLGSMVWGSQDINTVPGNSSFISGSKANSSFTLLVFYFCLGEIDSTGEAHCYSDSLDATPLGTTNNDSTWRGYILKFWAKDSSLGWRRTVMHTISTPGWNNVLPRVRPDTLSPQVWHAWPNNFASILMPDSMPMTASIHDSFFVQIKYIDGSVEYVTHGPDGRDYRDTTFETVPPPVYWYLVLTPIGTKVRSNRLRPSKSDFKAYPNPFNSEVNFMFTPDISGGGEVDIYDIFGRKVYSKELGKLVSGRTVSFKWNADRYSSGRLESGIYSVVVRISGRKVVSKKILFLK